From the Musa acuminata AAA Group cultivar baxijiao chromosome BXJ3-1, Cavendish_Baxijiao_AAA, whole genome shotgun sequence genome, the window GGCCTCCATCTCACGTATCCTtttagtagcttcaaatctaaagaaaaaaaaacactttaATTAAATAGGATCAAAACTGTAAACTGATAAACTGTTTTTAAAAGTGTACAGAAATGTGAACAGAAAATTCACATCTGATGCAAATTTCATTACAAGGAAATTTCCTAGTATATGAGAAGACAGAAAATTCATATGCATGAAGAATTCATTCTAAAGGATCATAAAAGAAGATTAATGACAAAGAAAGTAAAAGAAACGTACCCATCCATTTCAGGCATCTGAATATCCATAAAACAAGCATCAAATTTATGTGGAGGCTTGAGCATGCCTATGGCCTTCTTTCCGCTCTCTGCACAAGTTACTTCAGCTCCATATTTTTTCAAAGCACCAAATGCTACTCTAAGATTCACAatattgtcatcaacaacaagaatCTGCTTCTCATGAAGAAGGCCACGCAATGACAACTGGGGAAGCCGGCCATTTCGGGAATGTTCCCCATCTCCACAACCCATAGCTCGCCGTAAAGATACTTGAAGCATGCTTGCTCTGAGTGGCTTTGTGATTATAGTCGAGATATATTCCATTGAACTAGAAGCGTTATTCTTAACAGAACTTGTAGGATTTGCTAAAAGGAGAATTTTTGGTATATCCAACTGATTACCCTTTAATTTGCTAATAATAAAAGGCCAAATGCTAGAATCTTTCGACCATGTTTCCTTTTCCACTAGCACCATATTTATTGTCGATGTTCCACTAGTTAATCTAGAAAGAACTTGATTTGGATCAATTTCCAGTATAGCATTTACTCCCAACCTCTGAAGATGGTATTTTGTGACCTTTGCTCGGGCTGGTCTATGGTCGACTACTAGTGCAATCATCCCATGAAATTCTGATGACTTGTACTCATTTGAATTAGTGCAAGCCCTTGTGAGGACCACTGTGAAGGTAAAAGTGGAACCAATCTGAGGTTGACTCACAAAACCAATTTCTCCCTTCATGAGGCCAACTAAACACTTACTAATGCTGAGTCCAATACCAGTTCCCCCATGAATGCGAGAAATTGAAGGTCCCACCTGCATGAAAGGAGTGAACACACGGGACTGGGCTTCTAGAGGAATCCCCACCCCGGTGTCTTCAACAGATATGATCAGATTTATATGATTGGAAGAGGTTAACAGAAGAGATGGATCAGATGCAGGAAGTTCCAGCTTGAAATTCTTAAAGCTTTCCCAGCTACGCCTTCTATTTGCCACTGGAAAGCCACACAAGGTATCTGTGGAATGGACTTCTACTTCCTTGTCCAATGAATTCAACACCTCCTCAAAAATATGGACAGTCAAATATATATGTCCTCTCTCTGTGAACTGCAAAATGAGGACTTTTCTAAATACATGTAGCAGATTTAGTATCCATATTTGCAGCTGATACAAAGATAAATACTTACTTTTATTGAATTTCCTATCAGATTTGTGATAATCTGGCGTATTCTTCCATGGTCACCAACAAGGACATCAGGAACTTGATCAGAGACATACACTGCCAACTACCAAGTTAATTTGAACAGCAACCAAGAAAATTAGTTGATGAAAcatcataatattatatttagaAGATTATGGAAACTCACAGATACCTCTAGTCCTTTCTCTTGAGCCTTTCCATAGAAAAGTGACAAAATATCATCCAATACTGCCCGTAAGTCAAATGGGACAGCTTCAAGCTCAAGTTTACCCGATTCAATCTTTGCTTGATCGAGAACCTCATTTATAAGTGACACCAGAGCTTTTCCACTGGCTTGGGCAGTTCTAACATAGTCTTCTTGTGTTATGTCTAGATCAGTATCCATAAGCATTTGAAGCATCCCTGAAAAGTAAGAAATATATTGATGTCTGAACTTACTTGATATTTATAACAGAACATCAGTTATGGTAATCTTGTACTCACCCAATACACCATTCATTGGAGTTCTGATTTCATGAGAAACAGTCGCCAAGAACTGAAGAGACAAGACAAAATAAGTGATATCATGGTTGTAAACTAAGCACATCTGGATCAGAGACATCAGCGAAAAGAAGACCAATCTGCAGCTCCTAGCAAACATAAAACATGTACCTGAGATTTCGCAACATCTGCTGTTTCAGCCCGCCCTTTAAGTTCCATCATTTGTCGATAATCATCTTCTACTTTGGCAATTCGGCTGACAGTAGCATGGAATATGTATCCAACCAGTAAAGCGATAACAAGGGTTCCAATTGATGTTGTTATTGCAAGCCATGGCAATGGAGATTTTTGTTTGAACCTGTTGCGAAAATGTAAAATTTGTCTATATTATATTACTTCTGTTTCACATCCTGATCAATATATAGCTTTCTTCTAAATCAGAACTTGCTAGCAGTGTCATGTAAATTACCTACAGTGCATCTCATGCTTTCTTATTGGATCACCAAAATTAAGGGTACTAATATGGTATAGACCAACATTGGTCATGTTTGAACCATACATAATAATTGGTTCATCAGGATTGGTTTTATCGTAAACATTGACCATCATGGAGTGCTTGCATGCAAGTTGGTGAAGTAACTTATCCACGAGAGCCTCTACATCGAAGATTCCACCTAGATACCTGCACATGCCAGATTGATGCATTATATAGTTGAATTGTGGAGGATAGACATTCTTGATAAGTATGTTTATTTCTGATTTAGGAGCTATTAATACATAATTAACAGCTAATTTACCCTATGGCTGCTTGGATGCGTTCAGCTGGTGTCGCTTTTGAAGTGAGTTCTGACTTGTAAACTGCATATGTCAGAATAACACCAAGTCTTCTTGATTTTAAGAGCCGAAAAGGAGCAGTTAAAACACCCTTCCCGGATTCCCTAGCTCGTAGGATGTTTTCCCTATCTTCCTGCATAAGGAACTATCTTTCAGTTGCTGGAATACTAGGAACAAGACACAGGTTTCAGGTGTATTCCCAAAAACAATTAGTTCACTGAGGATGtttcaatgatacaagtcatAGTTCTAGACATTAATAGATTTGATAGAAACATGCAAGCATAATCATGTATTTTAAAAG encodes:
- the LOC135580879 gene encoding probable histidine kinase 3 isoform X2, which codes for MNWFIDAQIMEQKTGYLSDKSNLWLELLKKFSIKDWKNNLCNRLFGSKKVRGTWWRKLLLLWIIGWFLGSLWIFWFMNSQAVEKRREMLASMCDERARMLQDQFNVSMNHLQALAILISTFHHAKDPSAIDQITFARYAERTAFERPLTSGVAYAVKVLRSEREQFEKQQGWKIKRMDSTEQPPAREEDADLENRDEYAPVIFAQDTYKHVISFDMLTGKEDRENILRARESGKGVLTAPFRLLKSRRLGVILTYAVYKSELTSKATPAERIQAAIGYLGGIFDVEALVDKLLHQLACKHSMMVNVYDKTNPDEPIIMYGSNMTNVGLYHISTLNFGDPIRKHEMHCRFKQKSPLPWLAITTSIGTLVIALLVGYIFHATVSRIAKVEDDYRQMMELKGRAETADVAKSQFLATVSHEIRTPMNGVLGMLQMLMDTDLDITQEDYVRTAQASGKALVSLINEVLDQAKIESGKLELEAVPFDLRAVLDDILSLFYGKAQEKGLELAVYVSDQVPDVLVGDHGRIRQIITNLIGNSIKFTERGHIYLTVHIFEEVLNSLDKEVEVHSTDTLCGFPVANRRRSWESFKNFKLELPASDPSLLLTSSNHINLIISVEDTGVGIPLEAQSRVFTPFMQVGPSISRIHGGTGIGLSISKCLVGLMKGEIGFVSQPQIGSTFTFTVVLTRACTNSNEYKSSEFHGMIALVVDHRPARAKVTKYHLQRLGVNAILEIDPNQVLSRLTSGTSTINMVLVEKETWSKDSSIWPFIISKLKGNQLDIPKILLLANPTSSVKNNASSSMEYISTIITKPLRASMLQVSLRRAMGCGDGEHSRNGRLPQLSLRGLLHEKQILVVDDNIVNLRVAFGALKKYGAEVTCAESGKKAIGMLKPPHKFDACFMDIQMPEMDGFEATKRIREMEADINKQIECREVPVETFENVLHWHVPILAMTADVIQATHEECLRCGMDGYVSKPFEGEQLYREVTRFFKQPQKRIDNEVKC
- the LOC135580879 gene encoding probable histidine kinase 3 isoform X1; this encodes MVCQWLFYEIPMNWFIDAQIMEQKTGYLSDKSNLWLELLKKFSIKDWKNNLCNRLFGSKKVRGTWWRKLLLLWIIGWFLGSLWIFWFMNSQAVEKRREMLASMCDERARMLQDQFNVSMNHLQALAILISTFHHAKDPSAIDQITFARYAERTAFERPLTSGVAYAVKVLRSEREQFEKQQGWKIKRMDSTEQPPAREEDADLENRDEYAPVIFAQDTYKHVISFDMLTGKEDRENILRARESGKGVLTAPFRLLKSRRLGVILTYAVYKSELTSKATPAERIQAAIGYLGGIFDVEALVDKLLHQLACKHSMMVNVYDKTNPDEPIIMYGSNMTNVGLYHISTLNFGDPIRKHEMHCRFKQKSPLPWLAITTSIGTLVIALLVGYIFHATVSRIAKVEDDYRQMMELKGRAETADVAKSQFLATVSHEIRTPMNGVLGMLQMLMDTDLDITQEDYVRTAQASGKALVSLINEVLDQAKIESGKLELEAVPFDLRAVLDDILSLFYGKAQEKGLELAVYVSDQVPDVLVGDHGRIRQIITNLIGNSIKFTERGHIYLTVHIFEEVLNSLDKEVEVHSTDTLCGFPVANRRRSWESFKNFKLELPASDPSLLLTSSNHINLIISVEDTGVGIPLEAQSRVFTPFMQVGPSISRIHGGTGIGLSISKCLVGLMKGEIGFVSQPQIGSTFTFTVVLTRACTNSNEYKSSEFHGMIALVVDHRPARAKVTKYHLQRLGVNAILEIDPNQVLSRLTSGTSTINMVLVEKETWSKDSSIWPFIISKLKGNQLDIPKILLLANPTSSVKNNASSSMEYISTIITKPLRASMLQVSLRRAMGCGDGEHSRNGRLPQLSLRGLLHEKQILVVDDNIVNLRVAFGALKKYGAEVTCAESGKKAIGMLKPPHKFDACFMDIQMPEMDGFEATKRIREMEADINKQIECREVPVETFENVLHWHVPILAMTADVIQATHEECLRCGMDGYVSKPFEGEQLYREVTRFFKQPQKRIDNEVKC